The following coding sequences are from one Vulpes vulpes isolate BD-2025 chromosome 12, VulVul3, whole genome shotgun sequence window:
- the LOC112910328 gene encoding histone H4: MSGRGKGGKGLGKGGAKRHRKVLRDNIQGITKPAIRRLARRGGVKRISGLIYEETRGVLKVFLENVIRDAVTYTEHAKRKTVTAMDVVYALKRQGRTLYGFGG, translated from the coding sequence ATGTCAGGTCGGGGCAAGGGCGGGAAGGGGCTGGGCAAGGGCGGCGCCAAGCGCCACCGCAAGGTGCTGCGCGACAACATCCAGGGCATCACCAAGCCCGCCATCCGGCGGCTGGCCCGGCGCGGCGGCGTCAAGCGCATCTCGGGCCTCATCTACGAGGAGACCCGCGGGGTGCTCAAGGTGTTCCTGGAGAACGTGATCCGGGACGCCGTCACCTACACGGAGCACGCCAAGCGCAAGACGGTCACGGCCATGGACGTGGTCTACGCGCTCAAGCGCCAGGGCCGCACCCTCTATGGCTTCGGGGGTTAA